One genomic region from Trueperaceae bacterium encodes:
- a CDS encoding Smr/MutS family protein: MQVSDNTLAKLSFERVRAALAERAGTFMGVELANALAPLHDEAVAERALERVQEVVDGGFLALGGIEDVRGLVRRVRDGNLLDGTDILSIAYTLDGAATLRRAILHSERPALAELALEIGTFDGVLRLVREQLDPDGNVRDDATPKLYDIRRRLNPLRGRIRDRLTRLLEQYSEYVQDPIITLRRERYVIPIRANHQARVPGLALDRSDSGATVFIEPAGVVDLNNELALLEMEERDEVRRILLALGRRLADEPLLDASLEVVAKLDVVNASARLASDWRLTRPAFDPAGRVRLAGARHPLVTDCVPNDILLDDGTRLLVITGPNAGGKTVLIKTVGLAALMAYSGLFVAADGARQPLLPYTRELLCDIGDEQSIEASLSTYAGHLRNLRAIVDSADEHALVLIDELGSGTDPDEGAAISQAILEAVVASGARGLVTTHLAPLKVFASETPGVTNAAMRFDVEALRPAYQLVMGQPGRSYALAIADRLGLGKELLARAAELLGPEGGRLEGLLLALEEQREELEEQLAEARVASETAVREAEQLRDQIAMLRGREGEVMAAAAARAEALLKDTLQHAARLKRSAREEPELRSKALEEIGALRRQARKLAGRDAPRPGAAAQGDPVAARDPLSVGMRVRVASYDAEGPVLERRGDQVVVQLGLIKVEVPVRDVDPVKATVKAGAKPAARRSPVALGQSSTPRELNLRGERVEAGLELLRDFIMEAHALKAESVRVLHGKGTGALRDAVRSYLKGEKLVERFEDAVPYEGGHGVTVAYLRY, encoded by the coding sequence GTGCAGGTCTCAGACAACACGCTCGCCAAGCTCTCCTTCGAGCGCGTGCGCGCGGCCCTCGCCGAGCGCGCCGGCACCTTCATGGGCGTCGAGCTGGCCAACGCCCTGGCGCCGCTGCACGACGAGGCTGTCGCCGAACGGGCGCTGGAGCGCGTCCAGGAGGTGGTCGATGGCGGCTTCCTTGCCCTGGGCGGCATCGAGGACGTGCGCGGGCTGGTGCGGCGGGTGCGCGACGGCAACCTGCTCGACGGCACCGACATCCTGTCGATCGCGTACACGCTCGACGGCGCCGCGACCTTGCGCCGCGCCATCCTCCATAGCGAGCGCCCCGCGCTGGCCGAGCTCGCGCTGGAGATAGGCACGTTCGACGGCGTGCTGCGCCTGGTGAGGGAGCAGCTCGACCCCGACGGCAACGTCCGCGACGACGCCACCCCGAAGCTCTACGACATCCGGCGCCGTCTCAACCCGCTCCGCGGCCGCATCCGCGACCGGCTCACCCGCCTGCTAGAGCAGTACTCGGAGTACGTGCAGGACCCGATCATCACGCTCAGGCGCGAGCGTTACGTCATCCCGATCAGAGCCAACCACCAGGCGCGCGTGCCGGGCCTGGCCCTCGACCGTTCCGACTCCGGCGCCACCGTGTTCATCGAGCCGGCCGGCGTCGTCGACCTGAACAACGAGCTCGCGCTCCTGGAGATGGAGGAGCGCGACGAGGTCAGGCGCATCCTCCTGGCGTTGGGACGGCGCCTCGCCGACGAGCCGCTCCTCGACGCCAGCCTCGAGGTCGTGGCCAAGCTGGACGTCGTCAACGCCTCGGCCCGCCTCGCGTCCGACTGGCGCCTCACGCGGCCGGCGTTCGACCCGGCCGGACGGGTGCGCTTGGCCGGCGCCCGGCATCCGCTCGTGACCGACTGCGTCCCGAACGACATCCTCTTGGACGACGGCACCCGTCTGCTCGTCATCACCGGCCCGAACGCCGGCGGCAAGACGGTGCTCATCAAGACCGTCGGCCTCGCCGCGCTCATGGCCTACTCCGGGCTGTTCGTGGCGGCGGACGGCGCCAGGCAGCCGCTCCTCCCTTACACGCGGGAGCTCCTCTGCGACATCGGCGACGAGCAGAGCATCGAGGCGAGCCTCAGTACGTACGCCGGTCACCTGCGTAACCTGCGCGCCATCGTGGACAGCGCCGACGAGCACGCGCTCGTGTTGATCGACGAGCTCGGCTCCGGCACGGACCCGGACGAGGGCGCCGCGATCTCGCAGGCCATCCTCGAGGCCGTGGTGGCGTCAGGCGCCCGCGGACTCGTGACGACGCACCTGGCGCCCCTCAAGGTCTTCGCCTCAGAGACGCCCGGAGTGACCAACGCGGCCATGCGCTTCGACGTCGAGGCGCTCAGGCCCGCCTACCAGCTCGTCATGGGTCAGCCCGGCCGGAGCTACGCCTTGGCCATCGCCGACCGCCTCGGCCTCGGCAAGGAGCTGCTGGCCCGCGCCGCCGAGCTGCTCGGCCCGGAGGGCGGGCGGCTCGAGGGCCTGCTCCTCGCCCTGGAGGAGCAGCGCGAGGAGCTCGAGGAGCAGCTCGCCGAGGCGCGCGTGGCGAGCGAGACGGCCGTGCGCGAGGCCGAGCAGCTGCGCGACCAGATCGCCATGCTGCGAGGCCGCGAGGGCGAGGTGATGGCCGCGGCCGCAGCGCGTGCCGAGGCGCTCCTGAAGGACACCTTGCAGCACGCCGCCCGGCTCAAGCGCAGTGCGCGCGAGGAGCCGGAGCTGCGCTCGAAGGCGCTCGAGGAGATCGGCGCACTGCGGCGGCAGGCGCGCAAGCTCGCCGGCCGCGACGCGCCCCGCCCCGGGGCCGCGGCGCAAGGCGACCCCGTGGCGGCCCGCGACCCCTTAAGCGTCGGCATGCGCGTGCGCGTCGCCAGCTACGACGCCGAAGGCCCGGTGTTAGAGCGCAGGGGGGACCAGGTGGTCGTGCAGCTCGGCCTCATCAAGGTCGAGGTGCCGGTGCGCGACGTCGACCCGGTGAAGGCGACGGTCAAGGCCGGGGCCAAGCCCGCCGCCCGCCGCAGCCCGGTCGCACTCGGCCAGTCGAGCACCCCCCGCGAGCTCAACCTGCGGGGCGAGCGGGTCGAGGCCGGCCTGGAGCTCCTGCGCGACTTCATCATGGAGGCGCACGCCTTGAAGGCGGAGTCGGTGCGGGTGCTGCACGGTAAGGGCACGGGCGCTCTGCGCGACGCCGTGCGCTCGTACCTCAAGGGCGAGAAGCTCGTCGAGCGTTTCGAGGACGCCGTGCCTTACGAGGGCGGTCACGGCGTCACCGTGGCCTACCTGCGCTATTGA
- a CDS encoding HAD-IA family hydrolase: MHPRLAIVFDLDGTLVDSQDDILDTFIATFAELGEAEPERSAVRALVGRPLEEMYAGFVRPDRLEAFVAAYRARYRLHLADKTRPYPGVVDVLSELGERGYARLVATTKRSATARDLVAAVGLTDHVDHVQGTDGFPHKPAPDVILRALAAAGARGAWMVGDTTSDIAAGRAAGLRTFGVTWGTHDAATLASAGPDVVEPTIGPLLNLL; encoded by the coding sequence ATGCACCCAAGGCTCGCGATCGTCTTCGACCTGGACGGCACGCTCGTCGACTCGCAGGACGACATCCTGGACACGTTCATCGCCACGTTCGCCGAGCTCGGCGAGGCCGAGCCGGAGCGCTCGGCCGTACGCGCGCTCGTCGGTAGGCCGCTCGAGGAGATGTACGCCGGCTTCGTCCGCCCCGATCGGCTCGAGGCCTTCGTCGCGGCGTACCGCGCGCGCTACCGGCTCCATCTGGCCGACAAGACGAGGCCGTACCCGGGCGTCGTCGACGTCCTGAGCGAGCTGGGCGAGCGCGGCTACGCACGCCTCGTGGCGACCACGAAGCGCTCCGCCACGGCCAGGGACCTCGTCGCGGCCGTCGGCCTGACCGATCACGTCGACCACGTGCAGGGCACCGACGGGTTCCCGCACAAGCCGGCGCCCGACGTGATCCTGCGCGCGCTCGCCGCCGCCGGGGCGCGTGGCGCGTGGATGGTCGGCGACACGACCAGCGACATCGCGGCGGGCCGGGCGGCCGGCCTCAGGACGTTCGGGGTCACGTGGGGCACGCACGACGCCGCCACGTTGGCCTCCGCCGGACCGGACGTAGTCGAGCCGACCATCGGCCCGCTCCTGAACTTACTGTGA
- a CDS encoding TIGR00730 family Rossman fold protein: MNGIEKQYVIDALAEDSWRMFRIMGEFVQGFEEMADVGKAVTVFGSARLKEGTEIYAKAQQLGGALVREGYTVLTGGGPGIMEAANRGAMESGGRSMGLNIDLPHEQSPNPYQTDTLQFKYFFVRKVMLVKYSTAFVVFPGGFGTIDELFEALTLIQTRKIKPFPVYLVGVEFWRGLLQWLQGTLQRAGTISEGDLHLFKVVDDVSTIPAEIEAYYRNSTQAGFNLPW, translated from the coding sequence ATGAACGGTATCGAGAAGCAGTACGTCATCGACGCCCTCGCGGAGGACTCGTGGCGCATGTTCAGGATCATGGGCGAGTTCGTCCAGGGGTTCGAGGAGATGGCCGACGTGGGGAAGGCCGTCACGGTCTTCGGCTCGGCCCGCCTCAAGGAGGGCACCGAGATCTACGCCAAGGCCCAGCAGCTCGGCGGCGCGCTCGTGCGCGAGGGGTACACGGTCCTGACGGGCGGCGGGCCGGGCATCATGGAGGCGGCCAACCGCGGCGCGATGGAGTCCGGCGGGCGCAGCATGGGCCTGAACATCGACCTGCCGCACGAGCAGTCACCGAACCCGTACCAGACGGACACGCTGCAGTTCAAGTACTTCTTCGTGCGCAAGGTCATGCTCGTGAAGTACTCGACGGCTTTCGTGGTGTTCCCCGGCGGCTTCGGCACCATCGACGAGCTGTTCGAGGCCCTGACGCTCATCCAGACCCGCAAGATCAAGCCGTTCCCCGTCTACCTGGTCGGCGTGGAGTTCTGGCGCGGGCTGCTGCAGTGGCTACAGGGCACGCTGCAGCGCGCCGGCACGATATCCGAAGGCGACTTGCACCTCTTCAAGGTCGTCGACGACGTGAGCACCATCCCGGCCGAGATCGAGGCCTACTACCGCAACTCGACGCAGGCCGGCTTCAACCTCCCCTGGTAG
- a CDS encoding peptidoglycan DD-metalloendopeptidase family protein: MRIAVALLVVLLLVAGGLWALGLPPFKGRTREPAKPDLFAAIASPDPGAVTAALEGGADVHARDLSGYTALMVAVRENAPTAVLDALLAAGAALDDVTENGSSALMLAAAAGTPAQVIHLMNAGADPTLRDTEGRNASDLARQNAAVRTSGVFPRLQELGTRPFVRGWPSGYVVPVEHATISSRRSHLPGALRAYRNGYHEGFDFYNGTVSVNIGYGTPIVAVADGVVIRADKGYVENSQAEYDALITEALRGLDTPPEVLDRLRGRQVWIRHAGGFVTRYAHLAAVAEGVAVGSVVRQGDVIATTGNSGTAEAAQGTQDDPHPHVEVWRGDTTFLGSALEPEEIWSLAAQVFGVAALPPFHD; encoded by the coding sequence ATGCGGATCGCCGTTGCACTGCTCGTGGTCCTGTTGCTGGTGGCGGGCGGCCTCTGGGCCCTTGGCCTGCCGCCGTTCAAGGGCCGCACGCGCGAGCCGGCGAAGCCCGACCTGTTCGCCGCCATCGCGTCGCCAGACCCCGGCGCCGTCACCGCCGCGCTGGAAGGGGGCGCCGACGTGCACGCCCGCGACCTCAGCGGCTACACGGCGCTCATGGTCGCCGTGCGCGAGAACGCCCCGACGGCCGTCCTCGACGCGCTCCTCGCCGCCGGCGCGGCGCTCGACGACGTGACGGAGAACGGCTCCAGCGCCCTCATGCTCGCGGCCGCGGCGGGCACGCCCGCCCAGGTCATCCACCTGATGAACGCCGGCGCCGACCCGACGCTGCGCGACACGGAAGGCCGCAACGCCTCCGACCTGGCGCGCCAGAACGCAGCCGTGCGCACCTCCGGGGTCTTCCCGAGGCTCCAGGAGCTCGGCACGCGCCCGTTCGTGCGCGGCTGGCCGAGCGGTTACGTCGTGCCCGTCGAGCATGCGACCATCAGCTCGCGCCGCAGCCACCTGCCCGGCGCCCTGCGCGCCTACCGCAACGGCTATCACGAGGGGTTCGATTTCTACAACGGCACGGTGAGCGTGAACATCGGCTACGGCACGCCCATCGTGGCGGTGGCCGATGGCGTCGTCATCCGAGCGGACAAGGGCTACGTCGAGAACAGCCAGGCGGAGTACGACGCCCTGATCACGGAGGCGTTACGCGGCCTCGACACTCCGCCCGAAGTCCTCGACCGCCTGCGCGGGCGGCAGGTCTGGATCCGCCACGCCGGCGGCTTCGTGACGCGCTACGCGCACCTCGCGGCCGTGGCGGAAGGCGTTGCCGTCGGCAGCGTCGTACGGCAAGGCGACGTCATCGCCACGACCGGTAACTCCGGCACGGCCGAGGCCGCCCAGGGCACGCAGGACGACCCGCACCCGCACGTCGAGGTGTGGCGCGGCGACACGACGTTCCTCGGCTCGGCCTTGGAGCCGGAGGAGATCTGGAGCCTGGCGGCGCAAGTCTTCGGCGTCGCGGCGCTGCCCCCGTTCCACGACTGA
- a CDS encoding MATE family efflux transporter: MVATRRSEFFGLLRLAAPLVLAQLAQNGLGFVDTLMVGRLGAGALAAMALGGSFYFTTGIVMSSVLFAVGPTVAQALGGGRRSEAGHAASQALWLALVLAIPGIAVFYAVGPVLLRLGLEEETARLAGGYLRAISFGFPFYLGFTALRGFLEGHGDARPIMYIAFFGVALNVVLCEVLIFGHLGFPALGVVGTGFATAGVYTIMFLLAAALVALRYPQQRVLAGMAQLRLRVMGELVKIGWPIAFTTGMEVGLFSLSGLLIARFGDSVLAAHQVAMQSASMTFMVPLGMAIATSVIVGQAAGAGDMAKVRRTGFMGIGVAVGFMACSATLFLVAPRFVIGLYTDVNAPANAAMVVAAVGFLSIAALFQLFDGVQVTAIGALRGLKDTRVPMLLTLVSYWIVAMPVGLLLAFGLGVGAKGLWYGMVAGLATAAALMSARFARLSRTRGPGTG; this comes from the coding sequence GTGGTCGCCACGCGCAGAAGCGAGTTCTTCGGCCTACTGCGCCTGGCGGCGCCGCTGGTGCTTGCGCAGCTGGCCCAGAACGGCCTCGGCTTCGTCGACACCCTGATGGTCGGTCGCCTCGGCGCGGGCGCCCTCGCGGCCATGGCGCTCGGCGGCAGTTTCTACTTCACTACCGGGATCGTCATGTCCTCGGTGCTGTTCGCCGTCGGCCCGACGGTGGCGCAGGCGCTCGGGGGAGGGAGGCGCTCGGAGGCCGGCCACGCCGCCTCGCAGGCCTTATGGCTCGCCCTCGTGCTGGCCATCCCCGGCATCGCCGTCTTCTACGCGGTCGGGCCCGTCCTGCTGCGCCTCGGCCTCGAGGAGGAGACCGCGCGTCTGGCCGGGGGTTATCTCAGGGCGATCTCGTTCGGCTTCCCGTTCTACTTGGGCTTCACGGCGCTCCGAGGCTTCCTGGAGGGCCATGGCGACGCGCGGCCCATCATGTACATCGCGTTCTTCGGCGTCGCTCTCAACGTCGTGCTCTGCGAGGTGCTGATCTTCGGCCACCTGGGCTTCCCCGCGCTCGGCGTCGTCGGCACCGGCTTCGCGACGGCCGGGGTTTACACGATCATGTTCCTGCTGGCCGCGGCGCTCGTCGCCCTGCGCTACCCGCAGCAGCGCGTCCTGGCCGGCATGGCCCAGTTGCGCCTGCGCGTGATGGGCGAGCTCGTCAAGATCGGCTGGCCGATCGCCTTCACCACCGGTATGGAGGTGGGCCTCTTCAGCCTCTCCGGCCTGCTCATCGCCCGCTTCGGCGACTCCGTCCTCGCCGCGCACCAGGTGGCCATGCAGTCCGCCTCGATGACGTTCATGGTGCCTCTCGGCATGGCCATAGCCACCAGCGTGATCGTCGGGCAGGCGGCCGGCGCGGGCGACATGGCCAAGGTCAGGCGGACGGGGTTCATGGGCATCGGCGTCGCGGTCGGGTTCATGGCGTGCTCCGCCACGCTCTTCCTCGTGGCGCCGCGCTTCGTGATCGGCCTCTACACGGACGTGAACGCTCCGGCGAACGCCGCCATGGTCGTGGCGGCCGTCGGTTTCTTGAGCATCGCCGCCCTCTTCCAACTCTTCGACGGCGTGCAGGTCACGGCCATCGGCGCCCTGCGAGGCTTGAAGGACACGCGCGTGCCCATGCTCCTGACGCTCGTCTCCTACTGGATCGTGGCCATGCCCGTCGGGCTGCTCCTGGCCTTCGGTCTCGGGGTCGGCGCCAAGGGGCTCTGGTACGGCATGGTGGCCGGCCTGGCGACGGCCGCCGCGCTGATGAGCGCGCGCTTCGCCAGGCTGTCGCGAACGCGCGGGCCCGGAACTGGGTAG
- a CDS encoding rod shape-determining protein, with amino-acid sequence MIGVDLGTTNVRIHVKGKGVLLREPAVIAVVKGTTEVKAVGQEAYRMLGRTPGNITAVRPMADGVIADYTLTEKMLQAFIRKVLTGPARFLRPNIMVCIPSGITDVERRAVVQAVHEVGARKAFLIEEPVAGAIGAGIAIAEPIGSMVIDIGGGTTDLAIISLGGIVVSQSLRIAGNTFDRDIMVYVRAKYNLLIGDRTAEEIKRTIGAAKIITESDRQSMEVRGRDLIDGMPKSVTVTTEDVVAALKSSLERIADGMRKVLEQAPPELVSDVIERGIVLTGGGALLRHLDDYLSSITSIPVGVAANAADCVVLGTAQALDMVHVLKDAHFERTR; translated from the coding sequence ATGATCGGGGTCGACCTCGGCACCACGAACGTACGCATTCACGTCAAGGGCAAGGGCGTGCTCCTGCGCGAGCCGGCGGTGATCGCCGTAGTGAAGGGCACGACGGAGGTGAAGGCCGTCGGGCAGGAAGCTTACCGGATGCTCGGCCGCACCCCGGGGAACATCACGGCCGTCAGGCCGATGGCCGACGGCGTGATCGCCGACTACACCCTCACGGAGAAGATGCTGCAGGCGTTCATCCGGAAGGTCCTCACCGGACCGGCGCGCTTCCTGCGCCCGAACATCATGGTGTGCATCCCGTCCGGCATCACGGACGTCGAGCGGCGGGCGGTGGTCCAGGCCGTCCACGAGGTCGGGGCGCGCAAGGCGTTCCTCATCGAGGAGCCCGTGGCCGGCGCCATCGGAGCCGGCATCGCCATCGCCGAGCCCATCGGCTCGATGGTGATAGACATCGGCGGCGGCACCACCGACCTGGCCATCATCAGCCTCGGCGGGATCGTCGTCTCGCAGAGCCTGCGCATCGCGGGCAACACGTTCGACCGCGACATCATGGTCTATGTGAGGGCCAAGTACAACCTGCTCATCGGCGACCGCACGGCCGAGGAGATCAAGCGCACGATCGGCGCGGCGAAGATAATCACGGAGAGCGACAGGCAGAGCATGGAGGTGCGCGGCCGCGACCTCATCGACGGCATGCCGAAGAGCGTCACCGTCACCACCGAGGATGTCGTGGCGGCGCTCAAGTCGTCGCTCGAGCGCATCGCGGACGGCATGCGCAAGGTCCTCGAGCAAGCGCCGCCCGAGCTCGTCTCGGACGTGATCGAGCGCGGGATCGTCCTCACCGGCGGTGGGGCGCTGCTGCGGCACCTCGACGACTACCTGTCCAGCATCACGTCCATCCCGGTCGGCGTCGCGGCCAACGCCGCGGACTGCGTGGTGCTCGGCACGGCGCAAGCGCTCGACATGGTGCACGTGCTCAAGGACGCGCACTTCGAGCGGACGCGCTGA
- a CDS encoding NAD(P)H-quinone oxidoreductase, translating into MSEGSYAGTMAALVPGAGGRLVVADVARPVPGPGEVLVRVRCAGVNRADLAQRAGMYPPPPGVTDVLGLEVSGEIAELGPGLSWGEAADAEGASAAGAAGAVVLLPGERVCALLPGGGYAEYAVVPAALLMPVPAGWSLVEAAAWPEAAFTAFLNLFMEARLRPGERLLVHGGASGVGTMAIAMATAAGASVLATAGGPEKTSLCLQLGAEVAVDRHEESFAAVIAACVPPGVDVVLDIVGRAYFADNLEVLRPGGRLVVISTLGGAEVELDLRRLMAKRLHVIGSTLRGRPVAEKVEVKRALWNRFGPQLAARGLRPVLDQVHPWRDADVAHERMRANRNAGKLVLELE; encoded by the coding sequence GTGAGTGAGGGCTCGTACGCAGGCACTATGGCGGCGCTCGTCCCGGGTGCCGGCGGCAGGCTCGTGGTCGCCGACGTGGCGCGCCCCGTACCCGGTCCCGGGGAGGTCCTCGTGCGCGTGCGGTGCGCCGGCGTCAACCGCGCCGACCTCGCCCAGCGCGCCGGCATGTACCCGCCGCCGCCCGGGGTCACGGACGTACTGGGCCTGGAGGTCTCGGGCGAGATCGCCGAGCTTGGCCCGGGACTGAGCTGGGGCGAGGCGGCGGACGCCGAGGGGGCGAGCGCCGCAGGGGCCGCCGGAGCCGTCGTCCTGCTGCCCGGCGAGCGGGTGTGCGCCTTGCTGCCCGGCGGCGGCTACGCCGAGTACGCCGTCGTCCCCGCGGCGCTCCTCATGCCCGTACCGGCCGGCTGGAGCCTCGTGGAGGCCGCGGCGTGGCCCGAGGCGGCGTTCACGGCGTTCCTCAACCTGTTCATGGAGGCACGCCTGCGCCCCGGCGAGCGCCTGCTCGTTCACGGCGGTGCGAGCGGCGTCGGCACGATGGCCATCGCCATGGCCACGGCGGCGGGCGCGTCCGTGCTCGCCACGGCCGGCGGGCCGGAGAAGACGAGCCTCTGCTTGCAGCTCGGAGCCGAGGTGGCCGTCGACAGGCACGAGGAGTCGTTCGCCGCCGTCATCGCCGCCTGCGTTCCCCCGGGGGTCGACGTCGTGCTCGACATCGTTGGGCGCGCGTACTTCGCCGACAACCTCGAGGTGTTGAGGCCGGGAGGGCGGCTGGTCGTGATCTCGACCCTCGGCGGCGCCGAGGTGGAGCTGGACCTGCGGCGGCTCATGGCCAAGCGCCTGCACGTGATCGGCTCGACGCTGCGGGGCCGTCCGGTGGCCGAGAAGGTCGAGGTGAAGCGCGCGCTCTGGAACAGGTTCGGGCCGCAGCTGGCCGCCCGCGGTCTGAGGCCGGTGCTCGACCAGGTCCACCCGTGGCGTGACGCGGATGTGGCGCACGAGCGGATGCGGGCGAACCGCAACGCGGGCAAGCTCGTCCTGGAGCTCGAGTAG
- a CDS encoding class I SAM-dependent methyltransferase has product MADIEYDDWAAFILRTAERRGFAGGALLDLGCGTGNATLPMWELGYEVEGLDASPAMLAVARRKLPGIAFHHGTFEAFSLPRRFHLVYSVFDALNNLLDEAAFARCLARVREHLVPGGVFMFDVNTPTGLRELWQGGVSEGWTDDVYYRWTHAYDEATGLATVEAYCDTGAEAPAQGAFTEVHQERGYAAADLVRLLEAAGFEDVAVIEYPEGGPARPDAERVWVVAVSP; this is encoded by the coding sequence ATGGCGGACATCGAGTACGACGACTGGGCTGCCTTCATCCTTCGCACCGCCGAGCGCCGTGGGTTCGCAGGCGGCGCGCTCCTCGACCTCGGTTGCGGCACCGGCAACGCCACGTTGCCCATGTGGGAGCTCGGGTACGAGGTCGAGGGCCTCGACGCCAGTCCCGCGATGCTGGCCGTCGCCCGCCGGAAGCTGCCCGGCATCGCGTTCCACCACGGCACGTTCGAGGCGTTCTCCCTGCCGCGGCGCTTCCACCTCGTGTACTCCGTGTTCGACGCCCTGAACAACCTGCTCGACGAGGCGGCCTTCGCGCGCTGCCTGGCGAGGGTGCGCGAGCACCTGGTGCCCGGCGGGGTCTTCATGTTCGACGTGAACACCCCGACCGGTCTGCGGGAGCTATGGCAGGGCGGCGTCTCGGAAGGCTGGACGGACGACGTCTACTACCGCTGGACGCACGCCTACGACGAGGCGACGGGGCTCGCCACGGTCGAGGCGTACTGCGACACGGGCGCCGAAGCGCCGGCCCAGGGCGCGTTCACGGAAGTGCACCAGGAGCGGGGCTACGCAGCCGCGGACCTCGTGCGCCTACTCGAGGCGGCCGGCTTCGAGGACGTCGCGGTCATCGAGTACCCGGAGGGCGGGCCGGCTCGTCCGGACGCGGAGCGCGTCTGGGTCGTCGCCGTCTCGCCCTAG
- a CDS encoding NAD(P)-dependent oxidoreductase, translating to MRIGFIGLGTMGAPMAARLLAAGFEVTVHNRTREREEPLAALGAKRAASPKACAQERDVVFTMVSDTPDVQAVVIGDHGAIEGLAEGAVLVDMSTISPATTRRMAAALAQRGVQMLDAPVSGGSEGAKNGTLSIMVGGEAAALERVLPALEHLGRTITHVGPVGSGQVAKAVNQVIIAGTYAAVAEGMALAMAAGIDTDAALKALGGGAAGSWVLANRARNMLAGDYPLGFRTRLHRKDLGIALASARELGVSMPVAAYVEQLETSLVARGFGDEDMSNVARVVREQAGLN from the coding sequence ATGCGCATCGGCTTCATCGGACTCGGCACCATGGGCGCGCCGATGGCCGCCAGGCTCCTGGCGGCGGGCTTCGAGGTCACGGTCCACAACCGCACGCGCGAGCGCGAGGAGCCGCTGGCCGCGCTCGGCGCCAAGCGGGCGGCGAGCCCGAAGGCGTGTGCCCAGGAGCGCGACGTCGTGTTCACGATGGTGTCCGACACCCCGGACGTGCAGGCCGTCGTGATAGGCGACCACGGCGCGATCGAGGGGCTGGCGGAGGGCGCCGTGCTCGTGGACATGAGCACCATCAGCCCGGCCACCACGCGGCGCATGGCCGCCGCCCTCGCCCAGCGGGGCGTCCAGATGCTCGACGCCCCCGTCTCGGGCGGCAGCGAGGGGGCCAAGAACGGCACGCTGTCGATCATGGTGGGCGGCGAGGCCGCCGCGCTCGAGCGCGTGCTGCCTGCCCTCGAGCACCTCGGCCGCACGATCACGCACGTCGGCCCCGTCGGCAGCGGGCAGGTGGCCAAGGCCGTCAACCAGGTCATCATCGCCGGCACGTACGCTGCCGTCGCCGAGGGCATGGCGTTGGCGATGGCGGCCGGCATCGACACGGACGCGGCCCTCAAGGCGCTCGGCGGCGGCGCGGCCGGCTCGTGGGTGCTCGCGAACCGGGCCAGGAACATGCTCGCCGGCGACTACCCCCTCGGGTTCAGGACCCGCCTGCACCGCAAGGACCTCGGCATCGCGCTGGCGTCGGCGCGCGAGCTGGGCGTGAGCATGCCCGTGGCCGCCTACGTCGAGCAGCTGGAGACGAGCCTGGTGGCGCGCGGCTTCGGCGACGAGGACATGTCGAACGTCGCCCGCGTCGTGCGCGAGCAGGCCGGACTGAATTGA